The DNA region TCGCGATTCGTCCTTTGTATTTCTTTTTGAATTTATTGGTAATAACACCCCGCTTCATTAAATCAACTACTCCATTACTAAACATTTCGGTGTGAACGCCAAGATCTTTATGGTTTTTTAGGGCCATTAACACAGCATCCGGAATGGTTCCGATTCCTGCCTGAATAGTGGATCGGTCCTCAATAATGGAAGCACAAAACTCCCCTATTTTTTGTTCGCACGAAGTGATGCCGGACCGGTAATCCACAATGGGCAATTCGTCTTCTGCCCAAACCATGGCATGAATATCATTAACGTGGATTAATCCATCACCATGGGTGCGCGGCATGTTGGGATTAACCTGGGCAATAACCGTCTTGGCAGAACGTACTGCCGATCTTGAAATATCTACCGAAACACCCAGTGAACAATAACCATGAGCATCGGGTGGACTAACATGAATGAGTGCGACATCTAAAGGCAAATATCCCTTTTCGAATAGCCGGTGAATTTCACTTAAGAAAACCGGAACGTAATCGCTTGGACCCTCATTCACTGTTTTTCGAATGGGTGCAGAGACGAAAAGCGAATTAAAAATGAATTTATTTTCGAATTCCGGTCGGGTAATATCTAAATCTCCCATGATGGAAATATTGACCAACTCAAGCCAATTCCATTGATCAGCCATATGAGCCATCGTCTGCAATAATGACACAGGCGTAGCTGCACTACCCTGCACAAAAACACGGTCGCCATTCTTAATTCTGGAAAGGGCATTTTCCGGACTAACATATTCTTTCATGACACTGAATTAAGTTTAAATGTATGATGTGCCTGCCACATCCCATTCACCTGATGCAACAAAGTAATTTCATGCGTTTGAAATTCGCAATGATAGTTCTTAGTTTCCAGGTACTGTTTACCTTTTGTAAAACCAGCTTCACTAAGATCGCGAAACGCCAAGGTAATATGGGGATGCCAGGCTCCGTAATCGCGTTTAAACAAATTGGGCAGAATAACTTTTAATTCATCCCTGAGCCGGAATGCTTCATTAGAGGGTTCACAATTGATAAATAAAACATCCTTTCTAAAGGATCCGAAATTGTGACAGGTAGTGCTGAATGGTTTCCCATTACAAATCACCGAATCCAGCAGCGGTAGAATTGAACTTAAATCCTCCTGCTTACATTGAAATGGAGGAATAATGGTAATGTGAGGTGGAATTTTAAGTGCGTGCTTGGATTGCGTAATTGTTGCGATTTCCGATTTTAATTGAATGATTTCCTTTGAAATTTGCTCCGGAAAAAGGATGGCCAGGAAATAGAGATTATTATTCATTTACAACGATTCCAAAGGAAACTCAAACTGAAACCAGGTTCCATTGGTGTTTTTTATAGATAATTCTCCGTCTAATTGCTCAGTTAAAAGTCGGATTAATTCCATTCCAAAGGAGGTCGAATCTTCACGTTTAAACTCATCCGGTAAGCCTTGTCCGTTATCGCCTATTTCGAGTTTTAAACGATTATTCTCCATGCGACGCCCAACGATTTTTATGATTTTACCGGCTTGATTTTCCGGGAAAGCATATTTTAATGCATTGGTTATAATTTCATTGATGATTAATCCGATAGGAATGGCCTGGTCAATTTTTAAGGTTATAAGTTCAGTCTGGAAATCCGTCACCAATTCAATCCCCGTATCCCCTTCCTGACCTACCGATTCTATCATGGATTCGGCAATGGTACAGAGATAATCGGACAAATCGACCCAGCCCAGATTACTCTGGTAGAGTTTCTCATGGACGATGGCCATCGTTTTAATGCGATCCTGACTGTCGGAGATGACTTGAAGGATTTCGGGACTTTGAATATAGGCTGATTGCAGCTTTAATAAACTAGATATGATTTGAAGATTATTCTTCACCCGGTGATGAATTTCCTTTAATAGAAGTTCTTTTTCTTTGAGTGAATTTTTAATCGCTTCTTCGGCTTGTTTACGCTCAAAGAACATGGGGATGGAATAGACATTTTCTCCATTTTCATCATTTGTTCCCTTGGGTAAATAATCCTTGATGCGATGTGGAGGAGCCATGATAAAAGTACATTTATCATCTCCCTTTGCTCTGCAGGTTACTTCTACGGCTGTTAGTGGCGTTCCAAAACTTGCTTCGCACCATCCGGAACTATAACCGGCATTCATAATGCAAACCGGAAAATCAGCCTTTTTGCCTGCCTTTATCCAGCTGTCGGCTTCGAAAGAAAACGGATGATCGTATTTTAATAAAAACTCATCGCCCGGTTCGGGTCGACTATCCTCTGCAATATCCACAAATGCCCAACCGGTGTAGGCGAAATGTACAGGACCGGCCGACAAGCGTTCTACCGGATTTTTTAATCCCATTTGAACATGGAAATTATTGGCGTCCTGCTGACCAATTACGTGTGCAATATCGAACAGGAAATTCCTTCCGGTGTGAATGGCAGAATCCAATCCTTTATCCGCGTAAAGGTCAATTAGCTTTTCGAAAAAATCGATCGATAAGGCAGAAGCACGAACTAAAACGTAACGTTGATCGTGAATCACAATACTTCCTTCTTCCGGGCGGATATCAATTTCTTTAAAGTAATTACCAACGGTTTGTTGCGCCCTGTCGAATATCGGTTTAAAGAAGTGAGGGACTTTAACCGTTTCCCCTTTGAGCGAAAAATTTCTGATTCCATTTTTCAGCAGGGCATTTTCACGCTCCAGTTCTTCTACCTTCTTTTTTAGCTCTGCTAATTCCAATACATATTCATCCGGCGATTTAGGCATATCACCAGGTGATGAAAGAAAAGGATTTTGCTTGTTTGGCAAGAAGGAAAAATCTTAATGTAATGTAGGAAAAAAAATCCTATTGACCACTATTTGTATTTTCTTCAGCCGGAACTATCGGATTTTCAATTTCTCCACCTTCAACAGGAATTATGCCTGCAGGTATGGAGTCGGTGGTAAGAATGGTAGTATCAATTGGTGGTGCAAAGGTTCTGCAATTATAGCTTTTAGAAATTTTTACACTCGGTGCAGGGAATTTTCCTTTCGTCAACAACAATCGCTTATCGGCAAACATTAAATCCATGTACTTACCATAAATCGGCAATGCTGTACGAGCACCTTCTCCCGTTTCGGAAGTACGGAAACGAATCCGGTTATCATCTGCTCCAACCCACACCCCGGTGATGTAATCTTTCGTTACACCAATGTACCAGCCATCGGAGTAATTGCTGGATGTACCTGTCTTCCCTCCTACTTCATTGCCATGCACAAATTTATATTCCCACAATGCTTGTGATGTTCCACCGGGTTCTTCAAATGTCCCCCGGAGCATGTAGGTCATTAACCAGGCCGACTCGGCACTCATGGCGGGTCGACTTTTCGGTTTAAATTCTGCAATTACATTCCCTTTACGATCGGTAATTTTGGTAACCAAAACAGGCTCGTTCCAAACCCCTTTATTCATAAATACCGCGTAGGCACCTACCAGTTCTTTTAGGGTGACTTCACTCGGTCCTAAACCAATGGAAGGCACTTCTTCCAATGGACTTTCAATTCCCATCGTTTTGGCAGTGCGAATTACATTTTTCCAACCCACTTTTTCAGTTAAGCGTGCAGTTGCCGTATTGATGGATCTACCCATGGCATAGCGCAATGTAATATCCTGGTACACCATGGACCAATCGGCATTGTGCGGATTCCATTTTTTTTCTTCACCTTTTTCCTTGTATTTGATGGTAATAGGTGCCATAGAAATTTTATCGCATGGTCCCATTCCCTGCTCTATAGCAGTAGCATATACAAAGGGTTTAAATGTAGACCCCGGTTGGTTTTTAGCAACGCTTACATGATCATATTTAAAATAATCATAATTGATTCCGCCAACATAAGCTTTGATCTGACCCGAATAAGGATCGATGGTCATGAGTCCGCAATGCAGGAATTCGGCATAGTGCTTAATGGAATCGAGCGATGAAAATTCAACTTCCTTGATACCCTCCCAAGTGAAAATTTCCATTTTCCGCTTTTTGTTGAGCTCTTCAAGAATTTTGGCTTCGTCTTTACCATAATGTTTTTTCCACATTCGGTATACTTCCGATTTCCGGACGATATCCATTAAAAATCCATCCGGATTCTTTGCTGTAGCAGTAACTGTCCATGGCTTTCTACCTCCGAAATGCGCTTTAAATCGCTGTTGAAGTTGACGCATTTGAATTTGCACCGCCTTTTCGGCATGAAGCTGCATTCTGGAATCGATGGAGGTATGGATGATTAATCCGTCAGTGAAAATATTGTATCCGCTTTCGTTTTGCCAGTCCACCAGCGATTTTGCAACTGCTGTTCTGAAATAAGGAGCTATACCTTCGCTATAGGAATATTCCTTGAAATTAACTTCCAGCGGTTTTTCCTTGTAAATATCATGTTCCTCCTGCGTGATCTTGCCGTATTTTAATAATTGACTTATAACTACATTGCGACGTTCCAAACAACGCTCCGGATGTTTTAAGGGACTATAATGCGATGGGGCCTTTAACATTCCCACCAACATCGCAGCCTGATGCACATCGAGGTCCTTCGGATCCACTCCGAAATAACTTTGAGCAGCAACTTTTATCCCGAATGTGTTGTGACCGAAATCTACGGTATTCAGATACATGGTGAGGATGTCCTCCTTGGTATAAAACATTTCCAGTTTCACCGCAGTGATCCATTCTTTGGATTTGGCTACAAAAGTGTTCACGTAAGGAATATATCCGAGTAATCCCGATGATTTCTTTTTACGTGTTTTAAATAGGTTTTTGGCTAACTGTTGAGTGAGTGTACTTCCACCCCGTTTATCTCCTCTAGCTGTTGAAACCACTGCACCGGCAACCGATTTAAAATCAATTCCCCAGTGTTGGTAGAACCTGACATCTTCGGTTACTATAAGCGCATTGATGATATTCGTGTTGAGTTCCGCATATTCAACCGGATCGCGGTTTTCTTTAAAGAATTTACCCAATAAAACACCATCGGCCGAATACACCTCCGAAGCCACGTCGAGGTCGGGATTCGAAACCATATCGATACTCGGCATATTTCCGAATAGCCATAAAAAATTGATTTCAATGGCCAGAACAAAAAGAAAAATGCTCAGAAATAAGGAATAGATTAAACTCAATGGCTTAATGTACCACTTGCGTTTTCTGAACCCTTTAAAATTGAAAACTGAAAATGAAAAAACCCGCTTTATGAACGGAATAGATGTTTCAAGGAACCATCCGAAATATTGCCGTAAAAGTGTGAAATAATCACGAAGGATTTCCATAAAGATCCGCAACTAGGGGGCGCAAATTTGATGATTTTTTGAATCCAAAATCGAGGCTTGCGAAAATATTCTGTTTCCAGACTCATTCTTTTTATTTTTTATGTGGGCAGGTGGCCTTTTTCTTTCTTATTTTGTGAAGCTTTTTGCACTTAATAGCTTGATCGCCAATAAACGATATTTACTTCTGTTTCTGTTCCTCGTAACGGTCCTTTACTCCTGTAAGCAAACCCGGCGCTTGGAACAGGGTCAATACCTATTGGTAAAAAATACGATTATTATTGAAGGTCAGGGCGATGTAAAGCCATCTGAACTGGAATATGTTTTAAAACAAAAGCCCAACCGAAAAATTTTCGGATCTATTCCTTTCCATTTATTCATGTACAATTTGCCTAACCCGCAAAAACTGGAAAAAAAGGCCCTAAAGCGAAAGGCAAAATGTGAACAACGAAGCAAAAAACTGCAGGTTGAACTCGATAGCCTCAATGCACAAATCGATCGCGACCGCAAACGACTAAAGGCTACCAGAGGTAAAGACTCCGTTAAAACCGCCAGAGAGATTTATAATCTGGAATTGAAGCGCATCGACCTGGAAGAAAAAATGGAAGAATGCAAACCCACCTGGAGGGAATGGATGCGCTATACCGTTGGAGAGGAACCGGTGACCTTAGATTCGTCGAAAGTGATTTCCTCCTTGAAAAACCTCAATGTTCTTCTATTTAAAAAAGGATATTTTAACAATTATGTTCGCGATTCCATTGTGCTGGATTCATCGAAACGTAAAGCAGAGGTGATTTATGTTGTAAAACTTAATTCACCCTATGTGATCCGGAATATCAATTATTCCATTAAGGACCAGAAATTAAATCGACTTATTGATAATGCCAATAAAGATGGCGAATCATTAATTCATTCCGGCGCTAATTTAAGTTTTGATGCGCTCGACCACGAACGCGACCGAATTACCACTTATTTAAAAGATAAAGGCTACCACTTCTTTTCTAAAGAATTTATTTATTTCGATATCGATTCATCCATCGGCAATAAACAAGTGGATCTGGTTATGGGCGTTAAAAATGCACTTAAACAATCCCCTGTTTATCCGGATTCGTTAATTGAAGTCCCCCATCAACGCTTTGTGATTGCCGATATTTTTATCAATACCGATTACGATCCGGCCATTGCCAATAGCTCTGATAAACGAAGGGTAGATCTGTATGACACGCTCTATGATAAAAATACACTGGAACATTATTTTATCTATTTAAAACATCGAGGACTTCGCTTTAAACCGCATGTCCTATTAAATTCCATTTATATTAAAAGAGCTTATACATACCGGGCCAAGGAGGTTGAGGCGACTTTTAAGAAGTTGTCTTCACTAGGTGTATTTCGATCCATCAATATCAAGTTTGAAATTAATCCCGACGATCCCACCGGAACATCATTGAATTGCTACATCAATTTAAGTCAGTTCGCCCGCCAGAGCGTTTCACTGGAATCAAACGGAACCAACCGTGGAGGTAATCTGGGAATCGCTGGAAATTTTACCTACAGAAATAAAAACACATTCCGCGGTGCCGAAACATTTAAGTTCTCCATGTCCGGAGGTATCGAAGCACAGCAGGTACTTGCCAATGAGGACCAATCACTCGGTGAAGAAACAGGGATTGGCGTTTTAAAAACCTTCAACACGCTGGAATTCGGACCTGAAGTTTCCCTCTATATCCCCAAGTTTCTTTCTCCGTTTAATCTGGTGCAACTGGAAAAAACGGCTTCTCCGAAAACGGTATTTACGGCGACCCTCAACTATCAGAATCGTCCTGACTTTTCCAGAACCATTCAGGATGTATCCTTTGCCTATGAATGGAAAAAAGGAGATAACATCAATTTTTATTTTAGTCCCACCAAACTATCCGCCGTAAAAATCAATCCGGATTCTTCCTTTACTGCACGTTTGGAACAGATCAACGACCAATTCCTCCTTAATTCCTATCGCGACCACTTTATCATTGGTAACCAGTTTCGTTTCGAATACAACAATCTTGATGTAAATAAACCAAATCGGAATACGATTTATTTAAAGGTTGGCCTGGAACAGAGTGGAAATTTAATGCGCTTAGGTTATGAGTTGGCCGGAATGAGCAGCGACAGCGTAGGTAAAATCTTCGGAATTCAGTTTGCTCAATTTATTAAAACGGATATCGATTTCCGCTTTACTCAAATCTTTAACCGCTCCAGTAAAATGGTATATCGCGTTGCCGGAGGAATAGGTTTACCACAGAAAAACTTTAACCAATCGCTTCCCTTCGAAAAAAGCTTTTTTGTTGGTGGTGCCAATGGCTTACGTGGATGGAAAGCCAGAACGCTGGGTCCCGGTGGATATATGCCTGCTCAATTAGCTTTTGATAAAATCGGTGATGTGTACCTGGAAGGTAATCTGGAATATCGATTCGACCTTTTTGGTTTCTTAAAAGCGGCCATGTTTGTAGATGCCGGAAACATTTGGAACTTAAGGGAAAACACGGCTCGTCCCGGTTCTCAGATCTCCGAAAATTTCTATAAAGAGCTAGCTATGGATGGTGGATTGGGTTTGCGTTTTGACCTTGATTTTTTCATTATCCGATTCGATTTTGCTATTCCCTTGAAAGAACCCGGGTTAATGGAAGGCGAGCGTTGGATTTTTCAGGATAAGGATGCCTCCAATGCATGGTTAAATGCCCGTGGAGCAGCTGATTATAAAGCAAGAGTAAATCTAAATCTCGGAATTGGTTACCCATTCTGATCTTCGTTTTTTTCGATGTGCTTGTAAAAAAAATTGTAGTTTTGTCCCCTCGTTCAAAACTCACATCGAATGTCTGTAAATGTAGCCAACCTTTTAGGGAAAGATGCTGAACTGCTTCTTAACCATCAGTGCAAAACCATTGATAAATCTTTACTTCAGGCCCCGGGTGCCGATTTTACCGAGCGTATTTTTGCCGGTACCAATAGAAATCCGCAGGTTTTAAGAAGTATCGAATCGATTTATAATCACGGTCGACTCGCTGGTTCGGGCTATGTTTCCATTTTGCCGGTTGACCAGGGAATTGAACACTCTGCAGGTGCTTCCTTTGCTCCTGCTCCACAATATTTCGATCCGGAAAACATTGTAAAGCTTGCCATTGAAGGCGGGTGTAATGCTGTTGCTTCCACCTATGGGGTATTAGCATCATGTTCCAGAAAATATGCGCATAAAATTCCTTTCATTGTAAAGATCAATCACAATGAATTCTTATCGTATCCCAACAAATACGATCAGATCATGTTCGGAAGTGTTGATGAAGCATGGAATCTCGGTGCTGTTGCAGTTGGTGCAACGATTTATTTTGGTTCGGATGAATCTGCCCGTCAAATTCAGGAAGTGGCTGCTGCATTCGAGCGTGCGCATGAATTGGGAATGGCAACCATTTTGTGGTGCTATTTAAGAAACAGCGGATTTAAAAAGGATGGCGTAGATTATCACACTGCCGCTGATTTAACTGCTCAGGCCAATCACCTGGGTGTTACCATTCAGGCTGATATTATAAAACAAAAATTACCGGAAAACAATGGTGGATACAATGCCATCAACTTTGGTAAAACTCATAAAAAAGTGTACACCGAGTTAAGCTCAGATCACCCAATTGATTTAACGCGTTATCAGGTGGCCAATTGCTATATGGGTAAAATCGGATTAATCAATTCCGGTGGAGCTTCTACAGGTAGCGGAGAGTCTGATTTAACAGAAGCAGTTCGTACTGCCGTTATTAATAAAAGAGCGGGTGGACACGGACTAATCTCTGGTCGTAAAGCTTTTCAGAAGCCAATGAATGAAGGTGTAGCTCTTCTTAATGCCATTCAGGATGTATACCTGGATAAAAGTGTAAGTATTGCCTAATATTAAAACTGGATATTTTGGACGAAACTATGGGATGGTTTAAACGGAATAAGGAAGGGATTACTACCTCGACTAAGGACAAGAAAGAAACGCCTGAAGGTTTGTGGTATAAATGTCCCGAATGTAATCACGTTACCACTACAGAAGAACATGCCCTTAAACTCTGGGTTTGCGAAAAATGTGCGTATCACGATAAATTATCGGCCGAGCAATATTTTCACGTGTTTTTCGATGACGACAAATACACTGAATTTGCCGAAAATATCACCTCCGGAGATCCGCTTGAATTTGTTGACACCAAGAAATACAACGACCGGATTAAAGACACCATTGCAAAAACCGGATTAAAAGATGCGATTCGCACTGCCTATGGTAAAATTGAGGGTCGCACCACAGTGATTGCTTGTATGGATTTCGGTTTTATTGGTGGTTCTATGGGCAGTGTTGTAGGCGAAAAAATTGCGCGCGCTGTGGATATGGCTATTCAGAAAAAGGCTCCATTGATTATCATTTCAAAATCAGGCGGTGCCCGAATGATGGAAGCTGGTTTTTCATTAATGCAAATGGCAAAAACTTCTGCTAAACTCACTCAGCTTGCCGAAGCTAAATTGCCATATATTTCATTACTGACCGATCCAACCACAGGTGGTGTAACCGCATCCTATGCTATGCTGGGCGACATTAACGTTTCAGAGCCTAAAGCCTTAATTGGATTTGCCGGTCCGCGTGTTGTAAAAGAAACCATTGGTCGCGATTTACCCGAAGGATTCCAAACAGCCGAATTTTTACTTGAAAAAGGATTTTTAGATTATATCGTTGATCGTCAGAATATTAAACACGAAATAGCGAAGTCGATAGAATTCTTTATGTCATAAAATTTCATTGATTTTGTTGTAGGTTGTAAAATTTATACTATTTTCGCAGCCTGTTTGAAATAAGTTAACACCATTACGTCATGTATCTGACTAAAGAAGTAAAGAAGGAAATTTTTAAAAAGCACGGTGGTGCTGCAACCAATACTGGAAGTACAGAAGGGCAAATTGCACTTTTTACTACACGTATTCTTCACCTTACCGGCCATCTGAAAGCAAATAAAGGAGATAAAGCAACTCAAAAATCCTTGTTGGATTTAGTAGGTAAGCGTAAGAGTCTTCTTGATTACCTCAAGGCTAAAGACATTACTAAATATCGTAAACTCATCGAAGAACTTAACATTCGTAAGTAATTCGAAAAAATTTATAAAAGGGGGCAATTGTGAACAACGATTGCCTTTTTTTTTAATATCCTGGAAGAAATAAGAATATATACACGAAAACAAAGAAGAAGATGCAATTAGGTTTTTCAAAAACAATCGACATGGGTGATGGCAACATCATTACCATCGAATCAGGCAAACTGGCCAAACAGGCCGATGGATCAGTTGTTGTACGCCAAGGTAACACCATGCTCCTGGCCACTATCTGTTCTGCAAAAGATGCAAAAGACGGAGTGGATTTTATGCCACTTACTGTAGAATACAAGGAGAAATTTTCCGCACGGGGAATTTTTCCGGGTGGATTTTTTAAACGCGAAACTCGTCCGAGTGACTATGAAATTTTAATCAGCCGACTTATCGACCGCGCACTGCGTCCCCTATTCCCGGATGATTACCATGCCGACACTCAAGTTGCCGTATTTTTGATCTCTGCCGACGAAGAAAGTCTTCCTGATCAATTAGCCTGCTTAGCTGCTTCTGCTGCTATTGCGGTTTCAGATGTACCTTTCAATGGTCCCGTTTCCGAAGTTCGCGTTGCGCGTATCGACGGTAAATTGGTCATTAACCCAAGTAAATCTGCTTTAGAAAATGCCGATTTAGATATGATTGTTGCAGGTTCTGAAAAGGACATTGTAATGGTAGAAGGCGAAATGAGCGAGGTTTCTGAAGAGTTGATGATTGAAGCAATTATGCTTGCTCATGAATCCATTAAAAAACATTGTGCTGTACAAAAAGAATTAGCTGCTTTATCGGCAAAAGGTGGTAAAGTACGTGAGTATAGCCATGAGGATAATGATGAAGAGTTACGCAAACAAGTTTGGTCTGCCACTTATGATAAGGCCTATGCCGTAGCAAAAGCTGGCGGAAATAAAGATGAACGCGGAGCTGCATTCAAACAAATTGAAGCCGATTTTCTGGCGACTCTTCCCGAAGAAGTTCGATCTGAAAAAGCAGGTTTGGTTGGTAAATATTACCACGATGTAGAAAAAGAAGCGATGCGCAGAATGATTATCGACGAAGGAATTCGTTTGGATGGTCGTAATACCACGCAAATTCGTCCGATCTGGTGCGAAGTAGATTATTTACCGGGTGCACATGGATCTTCCATTTTCACACGTGGTGAAACACAATCGTTGACTTCAGTAACACTTGGCGGTAATCAGGATGAGCAGGAGATTGACGGTGTTATTTACAAAGGCACTGAGAAATTCCTTTTACATTATAATTTCCCTCCTTTCTCCACAGGTGAAGCTCGTCCGATGCGTGCAACCAGCCGAAGAGAAGTTGGACACGGAAATCTTGCACTGAGAGGTTTAAAACCGGTTATTCCAACAGGAATGGAAAATCCGTATACCGTTCGTGTGGTTTCTGATATTTTGGAATCGAATGGTTCCTCTTCGATGGCTACTGTTTG from Flavobacteriales bacterium includes:
- a CDS encoding polyribonucleotide nucleotidyltransferase, with translation MQLGFSKTIDMGDGNIITIESGKLAKQADGSVVVRQGNTMLLATICSAKDAKDGVDFMPLTVEYKEKFSARGIFPGGFFKRETRPSDYEILISRLIDRALRPLFPDDYHADTQVAVFLISADEESLPDQLACLAASAAIAVSDVPFNGPVSEVRVARIDGKLVINPSKSALENADLDMIVAGSEKDIVMVEGEMSEVSEELMIEAIMLAHESIKKHCAVQKELAALSAKGGKVREYSHEDNDEELRKQVWSATYDKAYAVAKAGGNKDERGAAFKQIEADFLATLPEEVRSEKAGLVGKYYHDVEKEAMRRMIIDEGIRLDGRNTTQIRPIWCEVDYLPGAHGSSIFTRGETQSLTSVTLGGNQDEQEIDGVIYKGTEKFLLHYNFPPFSTGEARPMRATSRREVGHGNLALRGLKPVIPTGMENPYTVRVVSDILESNGSSSMATVCAGTLALMDAGIKIKRPVSGIAMGLITDKKTGKYAILSDILGDEDHLGDMDFKVVGTVNGITACQMDIKVDGLSHEILKNALEQARQGRLHILGEMLKTMDAPRAETKPHAPRIEYLEVPQDVIGAIIGPGGKIIQEIQRTTGTTISISEKDGKGVVEILSPGKDGMDAALSWVKRIAFPPTVEIGETYKGKVRSIMPYGAFVEIVPGVDGLLHVSELEWKRIEKVEEVIKEGEIVEFKVLGKDPKNGKFKLSRKVLLPKPEGYVEKEERKPREHREKKEESTSNNN